The Xanthomonas indica genome has a segment encoding these proteins:
- the mlaD gene encoding outer membrane lipid asymmetry maintenance protein MlaD, which produces MALRGPRLEFAVGAFLLLGLASLLVLALASTNRQWGFGGHRYDLIARFSQIGQLRAQAPVKIGGVIIGQVAKIDLDPTKFDSVVTLSIDDKYKDLPADTSAAILTSGLLGESYVGLQPGGDPDTLKPGQEIAFTQPAVDLIQLVGKYMFGGGSAGGDKNATPAAAPSADPTTPATEPKP; this is translated from the coding sequence ATGGCTCTCCGTGGTCCCCGTCTCGAGTTCGCCGTCGGCGCCTTCCTGCTGCTGGGCCTGGCCTCGCTGCTGGTGCTGGCGCTGGCGTCCACCAACCGCCAGTGGGGCTTCGGCGGCCACCGCTACGACCTGATCGCGCGCTTCTCGCAGATCGGCCAGCTGCGTGCGCAGGCGCCGGTGAAGATCGGCGGCGTCATCATCGGCCAGGTCGCCAAGATCGACCTGGACCCGACCAAGTTCGACTCGGTCGTCACCCTGTCCATCGACGACAAGTACAAGGATCTGCCGGCCGACACCTCGGCGGCGATCCTGACCAGCGGCCTGCTGGGCGAGAGCTATGTCGGCCTGCAGCCCGGCGGCGACCCGGACACGCTCAAGCCCGGCCAGGAAATCGCCTTCACCCAGCCGGCGGTGGACCTGATCCAGCTGGTCGGCAAGTACATGTTCGGCGGCGGCAGCGCCGGCGGCGACAAGAACGCAACGCCCGCTGCCGCACCCTCGGCCGACCCCACCACGCCCGCAACGGAACCCAAGCCATGA
- a CDS encoding putative Ig domain-containing protein, producing MRLTLRWLMALLLLAMSQVCLAAGPYCTTPQTATVNSGGSVTFDVSNCDGPSNTGMSDGAQPSHGNYVLTGQLDAAGTERVTYTNNGDGATSDSFYLLDEDNNQVVFNITVNPSRTASIAVSPSSANEDSGTAFVYTVTLSSTTSSATTVNLTRSGTATSGTDYTGAVTSVVVPANASSASFSITPVADSTVEADETVIFQVASGSGYSIGNPSSATATIVNDDYPSASIAVSPASVAEDGSANLVYTVTLSQASPSALSIGFNVGGTATSGTDYAAVNSPLVIAAGQTSGTITIDPTPDTTVEPDETVVISLNAGSGYTVGSPSSATGTILNDDQPALSINDVSQNEGNAGNTAFTFTVSLSQPAGTGGVSFDIATANGTATAGTDYISSSVNGLTIAAGSSSATFTVQVVGDTLNEPDETFFVNVSNVSGATVADGQGQGTIVNDDAAPALSVGDVSVSEGNSGTTTATFPVSLSAASGQTVTVNYATADGSANAGSDYVARSGTLTFSPGTTVQNVAVTINGDTTVEPDETFTLNLSGASNATIARATATGTILNDDATVTLAPASLPAATAGSAYSQTVLASGGTAPYTFSLTAGALPAGLTLSSAGVLSGTPTASGSFNFTLSATDSGTPTSGSRAYTLTVAAPTLTLPATTLPNGTAGQAYSAAVTPASGGIAPYAYTVSAGALPAGVTVNGASGALSGTPTVAGNFSFTLTATDSTSGTAGQAARSYTLAIVSPTLTVAPSTLPSGTAGTAYSQTLSTSGGTAPYSYALSSGTLPAGLSLSGAGVLSGTPTVAGSFTFVIGVTDAGGFGGSHAYTLAIASPTLAITPPTLPAAAIGASYSQALSTSGGTAPYSYALTAGALPSGMSLSAGGVLSGTPTVAGNFAFTVRVTDANAFTAAQAFTLTVASPTLTLVPPALPAGTAGTAYSQALSATGGTAPYSYSIATGALPAGLSLSAAGVLSGTPTQAGSFVFTATVTDSTAGVPGQASRSYTLSIAAPTLAPGQPTLPAGTAGTAYNQTLTTSGGTAPYSYSVVSGALPTGLSLTTAGVLSGTPSAAGSFAFSIKVSDANGFSATQAYTLTIASAVPAPVAANDTGATLVDTALTLEVTGNDTGSIDSIAVATAPSHGTATVDGMRLVYTPAPGYVGVDSVHYTAVGAGGSSAPAIVTITVNARPIAASAMVPAVTGQAQTLDVTRNATGGPFVAAAVVAVLPANAGTATITRAAAKAAGVPTAAADEGPGFMLTFVPNPAFSGNATVRFTLSNAYATSAEADIVFMIAPRPDPTQDAQVRGLIDAQAESTRRFAKAQIDNFQRRLEATHRGARGFDNGVSFQATSHCRQRDRTLQSDRNLDAQACDPANDLHDNAMDGGADTSAAPRETGTAAGDLGLWVGGAIRSGSLDKQSQRAGVDFQTDGLSVGADYRVSPSFALGAGVGWGRDDSDVGHDGSRSTSTAYTLALYASYHPGQTLFFDTLVGYQLLSYDLRRYVTDNGALAEGDRSGHQWIASLSAGADLQRGDWQITPYARVDAARATLDAYSEAAMAPYALRYDDMDVATTTGNLGLRVEWRRQMTWGRLTPQFRLEYQHDFQGRGDATLGYADIVGGTLYRTGQSVYDRNRLMLGVGMVFSTDQGLSTRVEYRGVTDGDSGSDQTWMFNVEKKY from the coding sequence ATGCGGCTGACGTTGCGTTGGCTGATGGCGCTGCTGTTGCTGGCGATGTCGCAGGTCTGCCTGGCGGCCGGACCCTACTGCACGACGCCTCAGACCGCGACCGTGAACTCGGGTGGCTCGGTGACGTTCGACGTCAGTAACTGCGACGGGCCCTCCAATACCGGCATGAGCGACGGCGCGCAGCCGTCGCACGGTAACTACGTCCTCACCGGCCAGCTCGACGCGGCCGGCACCGAGCGAGTGACCTACACCAACAACGGCGACGGCGCGACCTCGGACTCGTTCTACCTGCTGGACGAGGACAACAACCAGGTTGTCTTCAACATCACCGTCAACCCCTCGCGCACCGCCAGCATCGCGGTCTCGCCGTCCAGCGCCAACGAGGACAGCGGCACGGCCTTCGTCTACACGGTGACGCTGAGCTCGACCACTAGTTCGGCGACCACGGTGAACCTGACCCGCAGCGGCACGGCCACCAGTGGGACCGACTACACCGGCGCGGTCACCAGCGTGGTGGTGCCGGCCAACGCCAGCTCCGCCAGTTTCAGCATCACCCCGGTCGCCGATAGCACGGTGGAAGCCGACGAGACGGTGATCTTCCAGGTGGCCAGCGGTAGCGGCTACTCGATCGGCAACCCGTCCAGCGCCACCGCCACCATCGTCAACGACGACTATCCCTCGGCGAGCATTGCGGTGTCGCCGGCCAGCGTGGCCGAGGATGGCAGCGCCAATCTCGTCTACACCGTCACCCTGAGCCAGGCGTCGCCGTCGGCGCTGTCGATCGGTTTCAACGTGGGCGGCACCGCGACCTCGGGCACCGACTACGCCGCGGTCAACTCGCCGCTGGTGATTGCGGCCGGCCAGACCAGCGGCACCATCACCATCGATCCCACTCCCGATACCACGGTGGAGCCGGACGAGACCGTGGTGATCAGCCTCAACGCGGGCAGCGGCTACACCGTGGGCTCGCCGTCCAGTGCCACCGGCACCATCCTCAACGACGACCAGCCGGCGCTGTCGATCAACGACGTGTCGCAGAACGAAGGCAATGCCGGCAATACCGCGTTCACCTTCACCGTCTCGCTCAGCCAGCCGGCCGGCACCGGCGGGGTCAGCTTCGACATCGCCACCGCCAACGGCACCGCGACCGCGGGCACCGACTACATCTCCTCCAGCGTGAACGGGCTGACCATTGCGGCCGGCAGCAGCAGCGCCACCTTCACCGTGCAGGTGGTCGGCGACACGCTCAACGAACCCGACGAGACCTTCTTCGTCAACGTCAGCAATGTCAGCGGCGCCACCGTCGCCGACGGGCAGGGCCAGGGGACGATCGTCAACGACGACGCGGCGCCGGCGTTGTCGGTCGGCGACGTCAGCGTCAGCGAAGGCAACAGCGGCACCACCACGGCGACGTTCCCCGTCAGCCTCAGCGCCGCCAGCGGCCAGACCGTCACGGTCAATTACGCGACCGCCGACGGCAGCGCCAACGCGGGCAGCGACTACGTCGCCCGCTCCGGCACGCTGACCTTCTCGCCCGGTACCACGGTGCAGAACGTGGCGGTGACCATCAACGGCGACACCACCGTCGAGCCGGACGAAACCTTCACCCTGAATCTGTCCGGTGCCAGCAACGCCACCATCGCCCGCGCCACCGCGACCGGCACGATCCTCAACGACGATGCGACGGTGACCCTGGCGCCGGCATCGCTGCCTGCCGCCACCGCCGGCAGCGCCTACAGCCAGACCGTGCTCGCCAGCGGCGGCACCGCGCCGTACACCTTCTCGCTCACCGCCGGCGCACTACCGGCGGGCTTGACCCTGAGCAGCGCCGGCGTACTGTCCGGCACGCCCACCGCCAGCGGCAGCTTCAACTTCACCCTGTCCGCGACCGATAGCGGCACGCCCACCAGCGGCAGCCGTGCCTACACGCTGACCGTGGCGGCGCCGACGCTGACCCTGCCGGCGACGACGCTGCCCAACGGCACCGCCGGCCAGGCCTACAGCGCGGCGGTCACCCCGGCCAGCGGCGGCATCGCGCCGTACGCCTACACGGTGAGCGCCGGCGCGTTGCCGGCGGGCGTCACCGTCAACGGTGCCAGCGGCGCGCTGAGCGGTACGCCGACCGTGGCCGGCAACTTCAGCTTCACCCTGACCGCGACCGACAGCACCTCCGGCACCGCGGGACAGGCCGCGCGCAGCTACACGCTGGCGATCGTCTCGCCGACCCTGACCGTCGCCCCGTCCACGCTGCCGTCCGGCACCGCGGGCACCGCCTACAGCCAGACGCTGAGCACCAGCGGCGGCACGGCGCCCTACAGCTATGCGCTCAGCTCCGGCACCCTGCCTGCGGGCCTGAGCCTGAGCGGCGCCGGTGTCCTCTCCGGCACGCCGACCGTGGCCGGCAGCTTCACCTTCGTCATCGGCGTCACCGACGCCGGCGGTTTCGGCGGCTCGCATGCCTATACCCTGGCCATCGCCTCGCCGACGCTGGCCATCACCCCGCCGACCTTGCCGGCCGCGGCGATCGGCGCCAGCTACAGCCAGGCGTTGAGCACCAGCGGCGGCACGGCGCCGTACAGCTATGCGCTCACTGCCGGCGCCCTGCCGAGCGGGATGAGCCTGAGCGCCGGCGGCGTGCTGTCCGGCACGCCGACCGTGGCCGGCAATTTCGCGTTCACCGTGCGCGTCACCGACGCCAACGCCTTCACTGCGGCGCAGGCGTTCACCCTGACGGTCGCGTCGCCGACGTTGACCCTGGTGCCGCCGGCACTGCCGGCCGGCACCGCGGGCACGGCCTACAGCCAGGCGCTCAGCGCCACGGGCGGCACCGCGCCGTACAGCTACAGCATCGCCACCGGTGCTTTGCCGGCCGGCCTGAGCCTGAGCGCCGCCGGCGTGCTCTCCGGCACCCCGACCCAGGCGGGCAGCTTCGTCTTCACCGCGACCGTCACCGACAGCACCGCCGGCGTCCCCGGCCAGGCCAGCCGCAGCTACACGCTGAGCATCGCCGCGCCGACCCTGGCCCCGGGTCAGCCGACCCTGCCTGCCGGCACCGCGGGCACGGCGTACAACCAGACCCTCACCACCAGCGGCGGCACCGCGCCGTACAGCTACAGCGTGGTCAGTGGCGCGTTGCCGACCGGCTTGAGCCTGACCACGGCGGGCGTGCTGTCCGGCACGCCGAGCGCCGCCGGCAGTTTCGCCTTCAGCATCAAGGTGAGCGACGCCAACGGCTTCTCGGCCACGCAGGCCTACACCCTCACCATCGCCTCGGCAGTGCCGGCACCGGTGGCGGCGAACGACACCGGCGCCACCCTGGTGGATACCGCGTTGACCCTGGAGGTGACCGGCAACGACACCGGCAGCATCGACAGCATCGCCGTGGCCACCGCTCCCAGCCATGGCACCGCCACGGTGGATGGCATGCGCCTGGTGTACACGCCGGCCCCCGGCTACGTGGGCGTGGACAGCGTGCACTACACCGCCGTCGGTGCGGGCGGCAGTTCGGCACCGGCCATCGTCACCATCACCGTCAACGCCCGCCCCATCGCGGCGTCGGCGATGGTGCCGGCGGTGACCGGGCAGGCGCAGACCCTGGACGTCACCCGCAACGCCACCGGCGGCCCGTTCGTGGCCGCTGCCGTGGTCGCGGTGCTGCCGGCCAATGCCGGGACCGCGACGATCACCCGGGCCGCCGCCAAGGCCGCCGGCGTGCCGACGGCGGCGGCGGACGAGGGCCCGGGCTTCATGCTCACCTTCGTGCCGAACCCGGCCTTCTCCGGCAACGCCACGGTGCGTTTCACCCTGTCCAACGCGTACGCGACCTCGGCCGAGGCGGACATCGTGTTCATGATCGCGCCGCGCCCGGATCCGACCCAGGATGCGCAGGTGCGTGGCCTGATCGACGCGCAGGCCGAGTCGACCCGGCGCTTCGCCAAGGCGCAGATCGACAACTTCCAGCGCCGCCTGGAGGCGACTCACCGTGGTGCGCGTGGCTTCGACAACGGCGTGAGCTTCCAGGCCACCTCGCACTGCCGCCAGCGCGACCGCACGCTGCAGAGCGACCGCAACCTCGACGCGCAAGCGTGCGACCCGGCCAACGACCTGCACGACAACGCCATGGATGGCGGCGCCGACACCTCGGCAGCGCCGCGCGAGACCGGCACGGCGGCGGGCGACCTCGGCCTGTGGGTGGGCGGTGCGATCCGCTCCGGCAGCCTGGACAAGCAGTCGCAGCGTGCCGGCGTGGATTTCCAGACTGATGGCCTGAGTGTGGGCGCCGACTACCGCGTGTCCCCGTCCTTCGCGCTGGGTGCGGGCGTGGGCTGGGGCCGCGACGACAGCGATGTCGGCCATGACGGCAGCCGCAGCACGTCCACCGCGTACACGCTGGCGCTGTATGCCAGCTATCACCCGGGCCAGACCCTGTTCTTCGACACCCTGGTCGGCTACCAGCTGCTGTCCTACGACCTGCGTCGCTACGTCACCGACAACGGTGCGCTGGCCGAAGGCGACCGCAGCGGCCACCAGTGGATCGCGTCGTTGTCGGCCGGTGCCGACCTGCAGCGCGGCGATTGGCAGATCACCCCGTATGCGCGGGTGGATGCCGCGCGCGCCACGCTCGATGCCTACAGCGAAGCGGCGATGGCGCCGTATGCGTTGCGCTACGACGACATGGACGTGGCCACCACCACCGGCAACCTCGGCCTGCGCGTGGAATGGCGCCGGCAGATGACCTGGGGGCGGTTGACCCCGCAGTTCCGGCTCGAGTACCAGCACGACTTCCAGGGCCGTGGCGACGCCACGCTGGGCTATGCCGACATCGTCGGCGGCACCCTGTACCGCACCGGGCAGAGCGTGTACGACCGCAACCGGCTGATGCTGGGCGTGGGCATGGTGTTCAGCACCGACCAGGGCCTGTCCACGCGCGTGGAATACCGCGGCGTGACCGACGGCGACAGCGGCAGCGACCAGACCTGGATGTTCAACGTCGAAAAGAAGTACTGA
- a CDS encoding tail fiber protein — protein MGTPFIGEIRMFGFGRTPQGWQACDGSLLQISEYEPLYVLLGTAYGGNGTTTFAVPDLRGRLPIHQGQGPGLSNYVLAQKAGTETVTLTDLQMPAHTHTAQATTEAATATAPAGLLPAAVSGALFYASDISGTTTLAMSTQSTSFAGGNQPHDNTMPTLTVQYCIATTGIFPQQA, from the coding sequence ATGGGCACCCCTTTCATTGGCGAAATCCGCATGTTCGGCTTCGGCCGCACACCCCAGGGCTGGCAGGCGTGCGACGGCTCGCTGCTGCAGATCTCCGAGTACGAACCGTTGTATGTGCTGCTCGGCACCGCGTACGGCGGCAATGGCACCACCACCTTCGCGGTGCCGGATCTGCGCGGTCGCCTGCCGATCCATCAGGGCCAGGGGCCGGGGCTCAGCAACTACGTGCTCGCCCAAAAGGCCGGCACCGAGACGGTGACGTTGACCGACCTGCAGATGCCGGCACATACGCACACCGCGCAGGCCACCACCGAGGCGGCGACCGCCACCGCGCCCGCCGGTCTGCTCCCAGCCGCCGTGAGTGGCGCCTTGTTCTATGCCAGCGACATCAGCGGTACCACCACGCTGGCAATGTCCACGCAAAGCACCTCGTTCGCCGGTGGCAACCAGCCGCACGACAACACCATGCCGACGCTGACGGTGCAGTACTGCATCGCCACCACCGGCATCTTCCCGCAACAGGCCTGA
- a CDS encoding MlaE family lipid ABC transporter permease subunit, whose product MAIVAPIRSLGRAGLFFLTVLRGSLPTRDLLAELIREIYKVGARSLPIIAVGGAFVGLVLTLQGYRTLQTYGASDALSTLLGLSLYRELAPVLTALLFIGRAGSSIAAELGLMRATDQIKALELMAIDPVAKAVAPRFWAAVLTVPLLTGIFCSLAISASYFEAVGALGLDRGTFWSALSSSVDFWDDFGVAMLKSAVFGGTAALVAAYVGFHAEPTIEGTSVATTRAVVNASLLVLMFNFVMSALLFR is encoded by the coding sequence ATGGCCATCGTTGCCCCGATCCGTTCCCTGGGCCGCGCCGGGCTGTTCTTCCTGACCGTGCTGCGCGGCTCGCTGCCGACCCGCGACCTGCTGGCCGAGCTGATCCGCGAGATCTACAAGGTCGGCGCGCGCTCGCTGCCGATCATCGCCGTGGGCGGCGCCTTCGTCGGGCTGGTGCTGACCCTGCAGGGCTACCGCACGCTGCAGACCTACGGCGCCTCCGATGCGCTGTCGACCCTGCTCGGGCTGTCGCTGTACCGCGAACTGGCGCCGGTGCTGACCGCGCTGCTGTTCATCGGCCGCGCCGGCAGTTCCATCGCCGCCGAACTGGGCCTGATGCGCGCCACCGACCAGATCAAGGCGCTGGAGCTGATGGCGATCGATCCGGTGGCCAAGGCGGTGGCGCCGCGCTTCTGGGCGGCGGTGCTGACCGTGCCGCTGCTGACCGGCATCTTCTGCTCGCTGGCGATCAGCGCCAGCTATTTCGAGGCGGTGGGCGCGCTCGGCCTGGACCGCGGCACGTTCTGGTCGGCGCTGTCGAGCAGCGTGGATTTCTGGGACGACTTCGGCGTGGCGATGCTGAAGTCGGCGGTGTTCGGCGGCACGGCGGCGCTGGTGGCGGCCTATGTCGGCTTCCACGCCGAGCCGACCATCGAGGGCACCTCGGTGGCCACCACCCGCGCCGTGGTCAACGCCTCGCTGCTGGTGCTGATGTTCAATTTCGTCATGTCGGCGCTGCTGTTCCGCTGA
- a CDS encoding STAS domain-containing protein encodes MASDAPQVRRDGDTLALSGVLDRAAATALWPAALRALPGARALDLQAVSRVDSAGLALLAELAARLRAQGQAEVAIHGAPAGLTDLSAAYRLASTLDFHSPPAAS; translated from the coding sequence GTGGCAAGTGATGCGCCGCAGGTGCGCCGCGACGGCGACACGCTCGCGCTGAGCGGCGTGCTCGACCGTGCGGCGGCCACCGCGCTGTGGCCGGCGGCGCTGCGCGCGCTGCCGGGCGCACGCGCGCTGGACCTGCAGGCGGTGTCGCGGGTGGACAGCGCCGGGTTGGCGCTGCTCGCCGAACTCGCCGCGCGCCTGCGCGCCCAGGGCCAGGCCGAGGTCGCCATCCATGGCGCCCCGGCCGGCCTGACCGACTTGAGCGCCGCCTACCGGCTGGCCTCGACCCTGGACTTCCACTCTCCCCCTGCGGCGAGCTGA
- a CDS encoding ABC transporter substrate-binding protein, translating into MTIKLLSAALAAALAVAAPSAALAQAAAPAASATQAGSASKVVLENSTRILTTLEQRRSEFKSNPTALRQFIDSEMNKTFDRDYAARLVLGVHGRGASDGDVKLFGDAMADNLMQRYGTSLLTFEGKPQVRVKSETPLPGGRGVKVSTELLRSGGDPVPVDYLLRNTGAGWKIFDVMVEGVSYVQTFRNQFDTPLRNKSIAEVAAELRNGTLQAAPASNSGK; encoded by the coding sequence ATGACGATCAAACTGCTTTCCGCCGCTCTCGCCGCCGCGCTGGCCGTGGCCGCGCCCTCCGCCGCCCTGGCCCAGGCCGCCGCGCCGGCCGCTTCCGCCACCCAGGCCGGTTCGGCCAGCAAGGTGGTGCTGGAGAACAGCACGCGCATCCTGACCACGCTGGAGCAGCGCCGCAGCGAGTTCAAGAGCAACCCCACCGCGCTGCGCCAGTTCATCGACAGCGAGATGAACAAGACCTTCGACCGCGACTACGCCGCCCGCCTGGTGCTGGGCGTGCATGGCCGCGGCGCCTCCGACGGCGACGTCAAGCTGTTCGGCGACGCGATGGCCGACAACCTGATGCAGCGCTACGGCACCTCGCTGCTGACCTTCGAAGGCAAGCCGCAGGTGCGGGTGAAGTCGGAAACCCCGCTGCCGGGCGGCCGCGGCGTCAAGGTCTCCACCGAGCTGCTGCGCAGCGGCGGCGACCCGGTGCCGGTGGACTACCTGCTGCGCAACACCGGCGCGGGCTGGAAGATCTTCGACGTGATGGTCGAGGGCGTGTCCTACGTGCAGACCTTCCGCAACCAGTTCGACACCCCGCTGCGCAACAAGTCGATCGCCGAGGTCGCGGCCGAGCTGCGCAACGGCACGCTGCAGGCGGCACCGGCGAGCAACAGTGGCAAGTGA
- a CDS encoding tail fiber protein, translating to MTEPYLGEIQLFGFDYNPYGWALCNGAVLPITQNSALYSLLGVAYGGNGSSTFQLPNFTARAGCQQGPGPGLTAHTLGSNFGSAGVSLQSTQIPMHQHGVNAFSQPDPAKKTGAPASGAALSSLNSTSERPFLAVAPNTQFSPTMVMPTGKGLAHENRQPYLAVNFCIALSGDYPVFS from the coding sequence ATGACCGAACCCTATCTCGGCGAAATCCAGCTGTTCGGCTTCGACTACAACCCCTATGGCTGGGCGCTGTGCAACGGCGCCGTCCTGCCGATCACGCAGAACAGCGCGCTGTATTCGCTGCTCGGCGTGGCCTACGGTGGCAATGGCAGCAGCACGTTCCAGTTGCCGAACTTCACCGCGCGCGCCGGCTGCCAGCAAGGCCCGGGGCCCGGCCTGACTGCGCACACGCTGGGCAGCAACTTCGGATCGGCGGGCGTCAGCCTGCAAAGCACGCAGATCCCGATGCACCAGCACGGCGTCAATGCGTTCTCGCAACCGGATCCGGCCAAGAAGACTGGCGCCCCTGCCAGCGGTGCCGCCCTGTCGTCACTGAACAGCACCAGCGAACGCCCGTTCCTGGCCGTCGCGCCGAACACGCAGTTCTCCCCGACCATGGTGATGCCCACCGGCAAGGGGCTGGCGCACGAGAACCGGCAGCCGTATCTGGCGGTGAACTTCTGCATCGCGCTCAGCGGGGACTACCCCGTCTTCAGTTGA
- a CDS encoding GNAT family N-acetyltransferase, whose product MEAPAALRTRGVALRAAHAGDLPWLRDLYASTRRDELAAVPWPEPAKRAFLDQQFALQHAHYLQHFPSADFLIVEDPRGRLGRLYLDRSVEPHVLVDISLLPDCRGQGIGSALIAHAQALAKADGRALTLHVLHANPQAQRLYARLGFVAGEAGQTHLAMRWDGPGAGPGTRVS is encoded by the coding sequence ATCGAGGCGCCAGCCGCGCTGCGGACGCGTGGCGTGGCGCTGCGCGCCGCGCACGCGGGCGACCTGCCCTGGCTGCGCGACCTGTACGCCAGCACGCGCCGCGACGAGCTGGCCGCGGTGCCATGGCCGGAACCGGCCAAGCGCGCCTTTCTCGACCAGCAGTTCGCCTTGCAGCATGCGCACTATCTGCAGCATTTCCCGTCCGCCGACTTCCTGATCGTGGAAGACCCGCGCGGGCGGCTGGGTCGGCTGTACCTGGACCGCAGCGTGGAGCCGCACGTGCTGGTCGATATCAGCCTGCTGCCGGACTGCCGCGGACAAGGCATCGGCAGCGCGCTGATCGCACATGCACAAGCACTCGCGAAGGCGGACGGGCGAGCACTCACACTGCACGTGCTGCATGCCAATCCCCAGGCGCAGCGGCTTTACGCGCGCCTGGGCTTCGTCGCCGGCGAAGCCGGCCAGACCCATCTGGCCATGCGCTGGGACGGCCCCGGCGCGGGGCCGGGCACGCGGGTCAGTTGA
- a CDS encoding tail fiber protein, protein MSEFFIGQIMLTGFAFAPKYFAQCNGQLLPINQNQALFSLLSTRFGGDGKTTFGLPDMRGRTPMGYGPSADPAWQPPALPMGQAAGAETVTLVGDNLPAHTHLLDCSSVNGDNRTPTGRLFANNNMSTGTPHALYAAPGATIPLSQSTIANSGGSQPHPNVQPYTTINFCIALSGIFPSRS, encoded by the coding sequence ATGAGCGAGTTCTTCATCGGTCAGATCATGCTGACCGGTTTCGCGTTTGCGCCGAAGTATTTCGCGCAGTGCAACGGGCAATTGCTGCCGATCAATCAGAACCAGGCGCTGTTCAGCCTGCTCAGCACCCGCTTCGGCGGCGATGGCAAGACCACGTTCGGCTTGCCCGACATGCGCGGGCGCACGCCGATGGGCTATGGGCCGTCGGCCGATCCGGCGTGGCAGCCGCCTGCGTTGCCGATGGGCCAGGCCGCCGGCGCGGAGACGGTGACCCTGGTGGGCGACAATCTGCCCGCACATACCCATCTGCTGGATTGCAGCAGCGTCAACGGCGACAACCGCACGCCGACCGGTCGCCTGTTCGCGAACAACAACATGTCCACCGGGACCCCGCATGCGTTGTATGCGGCGCCAGGCGCGACGATACCGCTGTCGCAGTCCACCATCGCCAACAGCGGCGGCAGCCAGCCGCATCCGAACGTACAGCCGTACACCACGATCAATTTCTGCATCGCGCTGTCCGGCATCTTCCCCTCGCGCAGCTAG
- a CDS encoding ATP-binding cassette domain-containing protein, with protein MASSEPNLVQLSGVRIDRGGRAILRDVSLRVPRGSITAVLGPSGSGKSTLLAALTGELVPAAGTLEVFGKPLPRGSRALRETRKSIGVLLQGNGLLTDLSVAENVALPLRAHTRLPEPVLQRLVALKLHAVGLLAAADAWPRELSGGMARRVALARALALDPPLMIYDEPLTGLDPIASGVIMSLIQRLNHTLGLTSIIVSHHVHETLPICDQAVAIANGGVVFAGTPQALQASSDPLLQQFLHGRPDGPIPFDAPQRARSAA; from the coding sequence ATGGCGTCTTCCGAACCCAATCTGGTGCAGTTGTCGGGCGTGCGCATCGACCGCGGCGGCCGCGCGATCCTGCGCGACGTCTCGCTGCGTGTGCCGCGCGGCAGCATCACCGCCGTGCTCGGGCCGTCCGGCAGCGGCAAGTCCACGCTGCTGGCGGCGCTGACCGGCGAACTGGTGCCGGCCGCCGGCACGCTCGAGGTGTTCGGCAAGCCGCTGCCGCGCGGCAGCCGCGCGCTGCGCGAGACGCGCAAGAGCATCGGCGTGCTGCTGCAGGGCAATGGCCTGCTCACCGACCTGAGCGTGGCCGAGAACGTGGCGCTGCCGTTGCGCGCCCACACCCGCCTGCCCGAGCCGGTGCTGCAGCGGCTGGTGGCGCTGAAGCTGCACGCGGTCGGCCTGCTGGCCGCCGCCGATGCCTGGCCGCGCGAGTTGTCCGGCGGCATGGCGCGCCGCGTGGCGCTGGCGCGGGCGCTGGCCCTGGATCCGCCGCTGATGATCTACGACGAACCCCTGACCGGCCTGGACCCGATCGCCTCCGGCGTGATCATGAGCCTGATCCAGCGCCTCAACCACACCCTGGGCCTGACCAGCATCATCGTCAGCCACCATGTCCACGAGACCCTGCCGATCTGCGACCAGGCCGTGGCCATCGCCAACGGCGGCGTGGTCTTCGCCGGCACCCCGCAGGCGCTGCAGGCCAGCAGCGATCCGCTGCTGCAGCAGTTCCTGCACGGCCGTCCCGACGGCCCGATCCCGTTCGATGCGCCGCAGCGCGCGCGGAGCGCCGCCTGA